One genomic window of Leptospira paudalimensis includes the following:
- a CDS encoding adenylate/guanylate cyclase domain-containing protein, whose translation MGQKRTIATSASEERLEKLLEERLTEGSNHEIIDKRIWDLFGETWCVMFTDLSGFSRGVAKFGIIHFLQTIYESQRILIPVLDEYDGILMKDEGDSLMVLFRNTNKAIQCAIHMQKACKRYNEGRIAEEQILLCVGLGYGKILKIGDTDVFGAEVNAASKLGEDTAKAWEILVTSAVKENADETTDFDFEPIKEIPPGSDGAFKLLYTLDEPKWVVL comes from the coding sequence ATGGGACAAAAACGCACCATTGCTACCTCCGCCTCAGAAGAACGATTGGAAAAACTTTTAGAAGAACGCCTGACGGAAGGTTCCAATCATGAAATCATTGATAAACGAATTTGGGATTTATTTGGAGAAACTTGGTGTGTGATGTTTACTGACCTATCTGGTTTTTCTAGAGGAGTAGCAAAATTTGGAATCATTCATTTTTTACAAACCATCTATGAATCACAACGAATTCTCATTCCAGTCTTAGATGAGTATGATGGTATCCTGATGAAGGATGAAGGGGATAGCCTTATGGTGCTCTTTCGTAATACCAACAAGGCGATCCAATGTGCGATCCATATGCAAAAAGCATGCAAACGATATAATGAAGGAAGAATTGCAGAAGAACAGATCCTTCTCTGTGTGGGTCTTGGTTATGGAAAAATTTTAAAAATAGGGGATACTGATGTGTTTGGTGCTGAAGTGAATGCTGCATCCAAACTAGGGGAGGATACTGCCAAAGCTTGGGAGATTCTTGTGACAAGTGCTGTCAAAGAAAATGCTGATGAAACGACAGATTTTGATTTTGAACCGATCAAAGAAATTCCGCCTGGTTCGGATGGTGCCTTCAAACTTCTTTATACACTGGATGAACCTAAATGGGTAGTTTTGTAA
- a CDS encoding TetR/AcrR family transcriptional regulator has translation MGKQEETRRLIIESAFALIYQNGFQGVGVREIALSANLTIGAFFYHFPTKNHVGYAIIDEFLSKGILDRWILPLEQYDNPVEGIIHTFKKTFDEWPDEFVSRGCPLNNLGQEMSSIDPEFQKKAKELLSNWIQNTKTYLDIARKKKILKPKTDTLKLAEFIVTFQEATFAMGKVMNDRKVYDSLYLSFRDHLQSHCH, from the coding sequence ATGGGGAAACAAGAGGAAACTCGTAGACTGATCATAGAGTCTGCATTTGCACTGATTTACCAAAACGGATTTCAAGGCGTGGGTGTTCGTGAAATTGCACTTTCAGCAAATTTAACCATCGGTGCCTTTTTTTACCACTTTCCTACAAAGAATCATGTTGGTTATGCCATCATTGATGAGTTTTTATCCAAAGGAATTTTGGATCGTTGGATATTGCCTTTGGAACAATATGATAATCCAGTCGAAGGAATCATTCATACATTTAAAAAAACTTTTGATGAATGGCCAGATGAATTTGTTTCGAGGGGATGTCCTCTGAATAATTTAGGGCAAGAAATGTCTTCGATTGATCCTGAGTTCCAAAAAAAAGCAAAGGAACTTTTGTCCAATTGGATTCAGAACACCAAAACTTACTTGGATATTGCCCGAAAGAAAAAAATCCTAAAACCAAAAACAGATACACTTAAACTCGCGGAATTTATTGTAACCTTCCAAGAAGCTACCTTCGCAATGGGTAAAGTAATGAATGATCGCAAAGTCTACGATTCTTTATATCTTTCGTTTCGCGACCATCTACAATCGCATTGCCATTGA
- a CDS encoding DoxX family protein, which translates to MNEINQSPTYLWVGRILSGLVIAFLLFDAGGKLAKIDPVLKSMEELGLPAQSAMTIGIILLVITVLYAIPQTAALGALLLTGYLGGAIAIHVRVENPLFSHTLFPVYIGILLWAGLALRNPKVKNLFWNF; encoded by the coding sequence ATGAACGAAATTAACCAATCCCCAACCTACCTTTGGGTGGGACGAATTCTAAGTGGCCTAGTAATCGCATTTTTACTCTTCGATGCAGGCGGAAAATTAGCTAAAATTGATCCAGTGTTAAAAAGTATGGAAGAACTGGGACTACCTGCCCAAAGTGCAATGACGATCGGAATCATTCTGTTGGTGATCACTGTTTTGTATGCCATACCGCAAACTGCCGCGCTCGGAGCTCTCTTACTCACTGGATATTTAGGTGGTGCTATTGCCATCCACGTTCGTGTGGAAAATCCACTTTTTAGCCACACCTTATTTCCCGTTTATATAGGAATTCTCCTTTGGGCAGGCCTTGCCTTACGTAACCCAAAAGTAAAAAACCTATTCTGGAATTTCTAG
- a CDS encoding MarR family winged helix-turn-helix transcriptional regulator yields the protein MKIEIFKKTTRQYFETALFMHESIATHVGLSGTDHKFLGYLLENGEMTAGELAKLSGLTTGAITGVIDRLEKSKLVKRKFLQTDRRKVFIVPNLEKANQLFSPIFNKLQKETDQLISSFSSLEIEVVHRYFESAIKIMEKVSKNLKDTNGI from the coding sequence ATGAAAATAGAAATTTTTAAAAAAACTACACGTCAGTATTTCGAAACAGCCCTTTTTATGCATGAATCGATCGCAACGCATGTTGGGCTTTCAGGCACAGATCATAAATTTTTAGGATACCTACTAGAAAATGGAGAGATGACTGCAGGGGAACTGGCAAAATTATCTGGGCTTACTACTGGGGCGATCACTGGAGTCATTGATCGATTGGAGAAGAGTAAACTCGTAAAAAGGAAATTTTTACAAACTGATAGACGGAAGGTTTTTATTGTTCCAAATTTGGAGAAGGCAAACCAACTGTTTTCACCAATTTTTAATAAATTACAAAAAGAAACGGACCAATTGATTTCTAGTTTTTCAAGTCTTGAGATAGAAGTCGTCCATCGTTATTTCGAATCTGCAATCAAGATAATGGAAAAAGTTTCAAAAAATTTAAAGGATACGAATGGGATATGA
- a CDS encoding Lsa16 family lipoprotein adhesin translates to MKLKLVAFLIVGMSVTACSKNAEVTWHKNCDAKTNKASLDFTVPLYSEPDSNSKVVEFVPVGTVVKVFEARNHNVWAPKYFIKVQTAKNEGYMSPRCFVVGQDPANSVWRYSKGLVTDSKPFYDPSDKAHYPRGTEYGNLKDLPKEKIPLSELTKGLEEETYVNKNMLKQN, encoded by the coding sequence TTGAAACTGAAATTAGTAGCATTCTTGATCGTTGGGATGAGCGTAACAGCTTGTTCCAAAAACGCAGAGGTAACTTGGCATAAAAATTGTGATGCCAAAACCAACAAAGCAAGTTTGGATTTTACTGTTCCTTTGTATTCAGAACCAGATTCTAATTCTAAGGTGGTAGAATTTGTTCCAGTAGGAACTGTTGTAAAAGTATTCGAAGCTCGTAACCATAACGTTTGGGCACCAAAATACTTTATCAAAGTTCAAACTGCAAAAAACGAAGGTTATATGAGCCCAAGATGTTTTGTAGTGGGACAAGATCCGGCAAACAGTGTTTGGAGATATTCCAAAGGACTCGTAACAGATTCAAAACCTTTTTACGATCCAAGTGACAAGGCTCATTATCCTAGAGGGACTGAGTATGGAAATTTGAAGGACCTTCCGAAGGAAAAAATTCCTCTTTCTGAACTCACAAAAGGTTTGGAAGAAGAAACTTACGTAAACAAAAACATGTTGAAACAAAACTAA